One window of Staphylococcus chromogenes genomic DNA carries:
- a CDS encoding GNAT family N-acetyltransferase, with protein sequence MSLEIREISIKDVEAFTTLMQQVFEESKYMLYDPGEYVPSLEYAISNLEEVITSPHLAILVAEKNDMLVGYITIVSKRLHRIEHKARITMGVLNQEQGFGIGQSLIHACKNWCKAHDMSRIELTVVTDNKAAVHLYEREGFKIEGELQHSLKIDTQYFNEYLMAYLLD encoded by the coding sequence ATGTCTTTAGAAATTAGAGAAATTAGTATTAAAGACGTCGAGGCCTTTACAACCTTGATGCAACAAGTTTTCGAAGAATCAAAGTACATGCTTTATGATCCTGGTGAATATGTTCCGTCTCTTGAGTACGCTATTTCAAATTTAGAAGAAGTGATTACTTCACCCCACTTAGCCATACTCGTTGCCGAAAAAAATGATATGCTCGTCGGATACATTACCATTGTCTCTAAACGCCTCCATCGCATTGAACATAAGGCAAGAATCACTATGGGTGTTTTAAACCAAGAGCAAGGATTTGGTATTGGCCAATCGTTAATTCATGCATGTAAAAATTGGTGTAAAGCGCATGATATGTCACGTATAGAGCTCACTGTCGTCACAGACAATAAAGCAGCCGTTCACCTGTATGAGCGTGAAGGATTTAAAATTGAAGGCGAATTGCAACATTCGCTTAAAATTGACACGCAGTATTTTAATGAATACCTTATGGCCTATCTCCTTGACTAA
- a CDS encoding alpha/beta hydrolase: MKKRKMSWLVVICVICLVIAGLVVGYFLHNERTSKSAHKKVAIQNNNVTALTDISYMKSLPNSQLDILMPKNISAHEKLPVIFWAHGGGFIAGDKQYKNPLLANIVERGYVVVNVNYALAPEFQYPTPLMQMDHAVAFIKNNQKNLPIDLNQVIFGGDSAGAQINSQYTAIQTNPKLREEMDFNQQIPSENIKAAVFFGGFYDMHTVRATEFPRIDLFMRSYTGAKDWEKHLKVINQMSTERQITQSFPPTYLSVGDADPFKSQNDSFSQALKEKQIPVDTLFYDGSHHLKHQYQFHMEKPESKENIRRVLSFLSRNTSQQNLKSDIHASPQTEINLNPYEEEPTE; the protein is encoded by the coding sequence ATGAAGAAACGTAAGATGAGTTGGCTTGTAGTGATATGTGTAATCTGTCTTGTTATAGCCGGCCTTGTTGTCGGCTATTTTTTACATAATGAGCGCACAAGTAAAAGCGCACATAAAAAAGTTGCTATTCAAAATAATAACGTCACAGCACTGACAGATATCTCATATATGAAAAGTTTACCTAACAGTCAACTAGATATTTTAATGCCTAAAAACATTAGCGCTCACGAAAAATTGCCTGTCATTTTCTGGGCTCATGGTGGCGGTTTTATCGCTGGAGATAAGCAATATAAAAATCCGTTATTGGCAAATATTGTTGAGCGAGGGTACGTTGTCGTGAATGTCAATTATGCGTTAGCGCCTGAGTTTCAATATCCAACGCCATTAATGCAAATGGATCACGCTGTCGCTTTTATAAAAAATAATCAAAAAAACTTACCCATCGACTTAAATCAAGTGATTTTCGGCGGAGATTCTGCAGGTGCTCAAATCAATAGCCAATATACAGCTATTCAAACAAATCCAAAATTGCGAGAAGAAATGGATTTCAATCAACAAATTCCGTCTGAAAATATTAAAGCAGCGGTATTCTTTGGTGGATTTTATGATATGCATACTGTACGTGCCACTGAATTCCCACGTATTGACCTCTTTATGAGAAGTTATACAGGTGCTAAAGATTGGGAAAAACATTTGAAAGTCATTAATCAAATGTCTACTGAGCGACAAATTACGCAAAGTTTTCCACCTACGTACTTATCGGTAGGAGACGCAGATCCATTTAAATCACAAAATGATTCTTTCTCACAGGCGCTTAAAGAAAAGCAAATTCCTGTAGATACTTTGTTTTATGATGGATCGCATCATTTGAAACATCAATATCAATTTCATATGGAAAAACCAGAGTCAAAAGAAAATATTCGCCGTGTTCTTAGCTTTTTAAGTCGTAACACGTCTCAACAAAACTTAAAATCGGACATCCACGCATCACCGCAAACAGAAATCAACTTGAATCCATATGAAGAGGAACCTACAGAATAG
- a CDS encoding membrane protein — translation MHKYSEAIKIAFAYVGVVVGAGFSTGQEVKQFFSMYGIYSYIGVIISGLILTFIGRQVAKIGTAFDANNHESTLEYLFGKKLGLVIDYILILSLYAVTITMIAGAGSTFFESFGVPVWLGALIMCVIVYLTLLMDFNKIVGALGMVTPVLIILVVIIAATFLFKGSIGFSEVNSVVEKPSLIQGIWNGFNYGGLAFAVGFSTLVAIGGDASKRKVSGLGGLIGGVVYLILLGLINFALQTEYPNIKDSAIPTLVLANQISPILTFVFSIVMLAVMYNTILGLSYSFAARFTSPYTKKYYIMISIIMPIAYALSFVGFEGLIAFVYPMMGVIGLFIVLAVIVKYFYRKSQDKKHIA, via the coding sequence ATGCACAAATATTCTGAAGCAATTAAAATTGCCTTTGCATATGTTGGTGTTGTCGTAGGTGCAGGATTCTCGACAGGCCAAGAGGTTAAACAGTTCTTTAGTATGTATGGTATTTATTCATACATTGGTGTTATTATTTCAGGTCTTATTTTGACATTTATTGGTCGTCAAGTTGCGAAAATTGGAACTGCATTTGACGCTAATAACCATGAATCAACTTTGGAATACTTATTTGGCAAAAAATTAGGATTAGTGATTGACTATATTTTGATTTTATCACTCTATGCCGTAACTATAACGATGATTGCTGGTGCAGGTTCAACATTCTTTGAAAGTTTTGGCGTACCTGTATGGTTAGGTGCACTAATTATGTGTGTCATCGTGTATTTAACTTTATTGATGGATTTCAATAAAATTGTAGGTGCATTAGGAATGGTGACACCTGTTTTAATTATTTTAGTAGTAATTATTGCGGCAACATTCTTATTTAAAGGATCTATCGGATTTTCTGAGGTCAATAGTGTGGTTGAAAAACCAAGTTTAATTCAAGGGATTTGGAATGGTTTCAACTACGGTGGATTAGCTTTTGCAGTAGGATTCAGTACGTTAGTAGCTATTGGTGGAGATGCTTCTAAACGTAAAGTCTCAGGTCTAGGCGGACTAATCGGTGGTGTTGTTTACCTTATATTATTAGGATTAATCAACTTTGCACTACAAACTGAATATCCGAATATTAAAGACTCTGCAATCCCGACACTCGTATTAGCCAATCAAATTTCACCTATTTTAACGTTTGTGTTCTCAATCGTGATGTTAGCGGTGATGTATAATACGATTTTAGGTTTATCCTATTCATTCGCAGCTCGCTTTACGAGTCCATATACGAAAAAATATTACATTATGATTAGTATTATTATGCCGATTGCCTACGCTTTAAGTTTCGTAGGATTCGAAGGTTTAATTGCATTTGTTTATCCTATGATGGGTGTTATCGGTCTATTTATTGTTCTCGCTGTTATAGTAAAATATTTTTATAGAAAATCTCAAGATAAGAAACACATTGCTTAA
- a CDS encoding MDR family MFS transporter, which translates to MENNHSRIIMIVFLIGAFFMILNETLLNIALQELMNYFNISRTTVQWMASGFMMIMGIVSPLSALIIQWFSTRRLFLGLIVIFTIGTLIAGTAMNFPMLLTGRMIQAIGTGLMIPLIMNAMLLLFDESVRGKVMGTFGFVIMFAPALGPTLSGFIVDYLGWRWLFFIVVPFMLFTFIFAFIFLKNVGEVTRPKIDVWSVALSTLGITGIIFSISKMGSTEGAILNPIIFIPLIVGGLCVVLFIRRQYQLDEPILDFRVLQYHNYTKGMIIFVIVIMTMFASEIVMPMYLQGPMGFSAKIAGLILLPGALLNGFLSPFMGGLFDKYGPRKLVLPGLILLLAVAGFYTTIHPGLSVLTLVIAYIVLMIGIAAIMMPASTNGLNALPKEKYPHGTAIFNVLQPVAGAAGIAIFVGIVTGVQNMKIAGHAHVTKAIKDQAMTSGMHIAYYVALVLLVMAIIIAWTLTNASKERKNSNLTAKKS; encoded by the coding sequence ATGGAAAACAATCACTCGCGCATCATCATGATTGTCTTTTTAATTGGTGCATTTTTCATGATTTTGAATGAAACTTTGTTAAATATTGCACTTCAAGAATTAATGAATTACTTTAATATTTCTCGTACGACCGTTCAGTGGATGGCTAGTGGTTTTATGATGATCATGGGCATTGTCTCCCCACTATCAGCTTTAATCATTCAATGGTTTTCAACACGACGTTTATTTTTAGGTCTGATTGTGATTTTTACAATTGGAACGTTAATTGCTGGAACGGCTATGAATTTTCCAATGTTATTAACTGGAAGAATGATACAAGCTATCGGCACTGGATTAATGATTCCACTCATTATGAATGCGATGTTACTTTTATTTGATGAATCTGTTCGAGGGAAAGTGATGGGGACTTTCGGGTTCGTGATCATGTTTGCGCCTGCGTTAGGACCGACATTATCTGGTTTTATCGTTGATTATCTTGGTTGGCGTTGGCTTTTCTTTATCGTTGTACCGTTTATGCTCTTTACATTTATTTTCGCATTTATTTTCTTAAAAAATGTAGGAGAAGTCACGCGCCCGAAAATCGATGTGTGGTCAGTAGCTTTATCAACGCTAGGGATTACAGGTATCATTTTTAGTATTTCAAAAATGGGTTCCACAGAAGGTGCAATTTTAAATCCGATTATTTTCATCCCACTCATCGTCGGGGGACTATGCGTTGTCCTCTTCATTCGTCGCCAATATCAATTAGATGAACCTATTCTTGATTTTCGAGTATTACAATATCATAACTATACAAAAGGGATGATTATTTTCGTCATCGTCATTATGACTATGTTTGCCTCTGAAATTGTCATGCCTATGTATTTACAAGGCCCGATGGGGTTTTCAGCTAAAATTGCAGGATTGATTTTACTTCCCGGCGCACTTTTAAATGGTTTTCTCTCTCCTTTTATGGGGGGCTTATTCGATAAATATGGTCCGCGTAAATTAGTGCTACCAGGTTTAATTTTATTATTAGCTGTTGCAGGATTTTATACGACGATTCATCCTGGATTATCTGTTTTAACATTAGTGATTGCTTATATTGTCTTAATGATTGGGATCGCAGCCATTATGATGCCAGCAAGCACGAATGGTTTAAATGCGTTGCCTAAAGAAAAATATCCACATGGCACAGCGATTTTTAATGTGTTACAACCTGTGGCGGGAGCAGCAGGCATTGCGATATTTGTAGGGATTGTTACAGGTGTTCAAAATATGAAAATAGCAGGACATGCTCACGTGACGAAAGCTATTAAAGATCAAGCGATGACTTCAGGTATGCATATCGCTTATTATGTTGCGCTTGTATTGCTTGTGATGGCTATCATCATTGCTTGGACTTTAACGAATGCATCAAAAGAAAGAAAAAATTCAAATTTAACTGCTAAAAAGTCATAA
- a CDS encoding FecCD family ABC transporter permease, translated as MIEEKVKKKRRLAIGIGAIILVLSMMVNLMVGEYPLTLKEIGQTFLGLGDGASELILVEFRLPRLLITLFAGIALSLSGAILQSITRNPLAEPGILGINAGSGFAIALFIAIGHVKADDFVYMLPIVSLIGGIVVTVFIFYFSYQGDQGLSPASMVLVGIGLSAALSGGALTIISTFDKSQSEFISTWLAGNIWGDTWPFVWAFLPWLVVMIPIILYQAEVLNILSTDDLVARGLGISLNRQRLILVVIAVLLSSVAVSVAGAIGFIGLMGPHIARTIIGPRHQSFLPLAMMIGGILLIISDTIGQTLIQPSGMPAGVVVAIIGAPYFLYLMYRVRRL; from the coding sequence TTGATTGAAGAAAAAGTTAAGAAAAAACGTCGTCTCGCAATAGGGATAGGCGCAATCATATTAGTATTATCGATGATGGTCAACCTCATGGTAGGTGAGTACCCATTAACCTTAAAAGAAATCGGGCAAACTTTTTTAGGATTAGGCGATGGGGCCTCCGAACTTATACTTGTCGAATTTCGTTTGCCACGTTTACTGATTACCTTATTTGCTGGAATTGCTTTAAGTTTAAGTGGGGCGATTCTGCAAAGTATTACACGTAATCCTCTAGCTGAACCAGGCATTTTAGGCATCAATGCGGGGAGTGGCTTTGCCATTGCATTATTTATAGCCATTGGCCACGTTAAAGCCGATGATTTTGTTTATATGCTTCCTATAGTGAGTTTAATTGGGGGCATCGTAGTGACGGTATTTATTTTCTATTTCAGTTATCAAGGAGATCAAGGATTATCCCCCGCAAGTATGGTTTTAGTCGGTATTGGCTTATCAGCCGCACTTTCTGGAGGCGCACTCACCATCATCTCTACGTTCGATAAAAGTCAATCTGAATTTATATCTACTTGGCTTGCTGGAAATATTTGGGGAGATACGTGGCCATTTGTGTGGGCGTTTCTGCCATGGCTTGTAGTGATGATTCCCATTATTCTCTATCAAGCAGAAGTTTTAAACATTCTAAGCACAGATGATCTTGTAGCGCGCGGTTTAGGGATTTCTTTAAATCGTCAACGTCTTATTTTAGTAGTGATTGCGGTATTATTATCCTCTGTTGCAGTTTCTGTTGCTGGTGCCATTGGATTTATTGGACTTATGGGCCCTCATATTGCAAGAACCATCATTGGACCGAGACATCAAAGTTTTCTTCCGCTCGCGATGATGATAGGGGGAATATTACTTATTATTTCAGATACGATTGGACAAACACTCATTCAACCGAGTGGCATGCCAGCTGGAGTAGTCGTCGCCATTATTGGTGCCCCTTATTTCTTATACTTAATGTATCGGGTGCGACGTTTATAG